A stretch of the Bdellovibrio sp. 22V genome encodes the following:
- a CDS encoding DoxX family protein, whose protein sequence is MDWFKKLLSAKNYNTKQDDLALAMLRVFIGATMAFSHGLGKIPPPEMLVQGVSSLGFPMPEMFAWSAGLAEFVGGLLLAIGFLTRPAAAFVVFTMGVAAFAVHAADPFAKKEMALLYFFAALFFVLHGAGRWSVDHLLTKKNNM, encoded by the coding sequence ATGGACTGGTTTAAAAAACTTCTTTCTGCAAAGAACTACAATACGAAACAAGATGATCTTGCTTTGGCGATGTTGCGCGTTTTTATCGGCGCGACAATGGCGTTCTCTCACGGACTTGGCAAAATTCCTCCTCCAGAAATGCTTGTTCAGGGTGTTTCCAGTTTAGGATTCCCGATGCCAGAGATGTTTGCGTGGAGTGCTGGCTTGGCTGAATTCGTTGGCGGTCTTTTGCTGGCAATTGGTTTCTTGACGAGACCCGCAGCCGCGTTCGTTGTCTTTACGATGGGTGTAGCCGCTTTTGCGGTTCACGCAGCGGATCCTTTTGCAAAAAAAGAAATGGCTTTGTTGTACTTCTTCGCGGCTTTGTTCTTTGTCCTACACGGGGCGGGCAGGTGGTCGGTGGATCACTTACTTACAAAGAAAAACAATATGTAA
- a CDS encoding extracellular solute-binding protein, translating to MKMLIAALLVSMTVVAQAETLTIYTDRPTARLQPIVDQFKADKGVEVVVVEKPYADIVAQLEAEGANSPADLIFTKDLVFLSDLTNKGLLQPLTSAAVKSRVAPAMKDANDHWVAVTYRARTLVYDSSRVNPSEISSYEDLANPKWAGRVCMRTSKGTYNVALIASFVHHKGETTAKNIVAGILENLAVDVYPNDTAMMTAMANGICDVGIANTYYLAGMVQQNPNFPVKVLFANQDSTGAHVNGSGIGIAKNSQNAALAQDFISLMLQEPAQLHLSSSHLEYPAAVGVTPNTLIKDWGTFKADATSWSVIGESVPAAVRIIKELDYK from the coding sequence ATGAAAATGCTTATCGCAGCTCTTCTTGTGTCTATGACTGTCGTAGCTCAAGCAGAAACTCTTACGATCTATACAGACCGTCCAACGGCTCGTCTTCAACCTATCGTTGACCAATTCAAAGCTGACAAAGGCGTTGAAGTGGTTGTTGTTGAAAAACCATACGCTGATATCGTGGCACAACTTGAAGCAGAAGGTGCAAACTCTCCTGCAGATCTTATTTTCACAAAAGACTTGGTTTTCCTTTCTGATTTGACGAACAAAGGTCTTTTGCAGCCTTTGACTTCCGCGGCTGTTAAATCTCGCGTTGCGCCTGCAATGAAAGATGCGAACGACCACTGGGTTGCTGTGACTTACAGAGCTCGTACTTTGGTTTATGACTCTTCTCGCGTGAATCCTTCTGAAATCTCTTCTTACGAAGATCTTGCAAATCCTAAATGGGCTGGCCGCGTGTGCATGAGAACTTCTAAAGGCACTTACAATGTGGCGTTGATCGCAAGTTTCGTTCACCACAAAGGTGAAACTACGGCGAAAAATATCGTAGCGGGTATCCTTGAAAACTTGGCAGTAGACGTTTACCCGAACGACACTGCAATGATGACGGCAATGGCTAACGGTATCTGTGACGTTGGTATTGCAAACACTTACTACCTTGCTGGTATGGTTCAACAAAACCCGAACTTCCCAGTCAAAGTTCTTTTCGCTAACCAAGACAGCACGGGCGCTCACGTGAACGGTTCTGGTATCGGTATCGCTAAGAACTCTCAAAATGCGGCATTGGCTCAAGACTTCATCTCTTTGATGTTGCAAGAACCTGCTCAATTGCACCTTTCTTCAAGCCACTTGGAATACCCTGCAGCTGTAGGCGTAACTCCAAACACTTTGATCAAAGATTGGGGCACATTTAAAGCAGACGCAACGAGCTGGTCTGTTATCGGTGAAAGCGTTCCTGCTGCAGTTCGCATCATCAAGGAACTTGATTACAAGTAA
- a CDS encoding lytic transglycosylase domain-containing protein, with translation MKSLGIWNFLKNIVSKRHTRGVVVTLTTLTLLIGLFNSASFPIVVQQIKKIQRVILDGVIFTRDPDIVYHREEILSDYEDRISEPFTISEGLRPRVGFWFDIYTRYDSNKKVVHHTMYPWIVFKVIDVTSIVNAEMPKARWMRNLKAEEFVTDEVQNIREALRELARTGDVDTENEYQVAVAEALEGLEGSLKEKAKDALKNVRVQTGQKNFFAEGLEVSPLYLSGMEEIFRNHKLPVELTRLPFVESSFNRHAVSKVGASGIWQFMDYTGKSFMTVNEHIDERNSPFKATDAAARLLKENHMILHRSWPLAITAWNHGPSGIRRAIKAADSKELEEIIENYQSKTFDFASSNFYCEFLAALYAEKYHDQIFEDLEYEKTLDLHTVKLARAISAKELLRRSGLAKEDFILYNPDLKKALERNTSIPSGFTLMVDTPARLVLKSLLKKEDRTAADTKVSQSDISFNSDISKN, from the coding sequence ATGAAGAGCTTGGGAATTTGGAATTTTCTTAAAAATATCGTCTCAAAAAGACACACTCGCGGCGTGGTCGTAACACTCACGACTTTGACGCTGCTTATTGGTCTTTTTAATTCGGCAAGCTTTCCCATCGTCGTTCAACAAATCAAAAAAATTCAGAGGGTGATCCTTGACGGTGTGATCTTCACTCGGGACCCTGACATCGTTTACCATCGCGAAGAAATTCTCAGTGATTATGAAGACAGAATCTCCGAACCCTTCACTATCTCGGAAGGCCTTCGTCCTCGCGTTGGTTTCTGGTTCGATATTTACACTCGCTATGATTCCAATAAAAAAGTCGTACATCATACGATGTATCCTTGGATTGTTTTTAAAGTTATTGATGTCACAAGCATCGTTAATGCAGAAATGCCAAAGGCCCGCTGGATGCGCAATCTGAAAGCGGAAGAGTTCGTGACTGACGAAGTTCAAAATATCCGCGAAGCTTTACGTGAACTTGCGCGCACTGGTGACGTAGACACAGAAAACGAATACCAGGTCGCTGTCGCCGAAGCTTTGGAAGGACTTGAAGGTTCGCTTAAAGAGAAAGCCAAAGACGCATTAAAGAACGTGCGCGTGCAGACGGGGCAAAAGAACTTCTTTGCGGAAGGTCTTGAGGTCAGTCCTCTTTATTTGAGTGGCATGGAAGAAATTTTCCGCAATCACAAACTTCCTGTGGAGCTCACTCGTTTGCCTTTTGTAGAAAGCAGCTTCAATCGCCACGCTGTCAGCAAAGTCGGCGCTTCCGGAATCTGGCAATTCATGGATTATACGGGAAAAAGCTTTATGACCGTGAATGAGCACATCGACGAACGCAATTCTCCTTTTAAGGCGACGGACGCAGCCGCTCGCTTGTTGAAAGAAAATCACATGATCCTGCACCGTTCATGGCCATTGGCGATCACGGCGTGGAATCACGGCCCTTCGGGAATCCGCCGCGCAATCAAGGCTGCCGACAGTAAAGAACTTGAAGAGATCATTGAAAACTATCAATCAAAAACTTTCGATTTTGCTTCTTCGAATTTCTATTGTGAATTCTTAGCGGCCCTTTACGCGGAGAAATATCACGACCAGATTTTTGAAGACCTTGAGTACGAAAAAACTTTGGATCTGCATACCGTGAAACTGGCGCGCGCTATCTCCGCTAAGGAACTTTTGCGTCGCAGTGGTTTGGCAAAAGAAGATTTTATTCTTTACAATCCGGATCTTAAAAAAGCCCTTGAGCGCAACACGTCGATTCCATCAGGATTTACATTGATGGTGGATACACCGGCGCGCCTGGTGCTCAAAAGCCTTCTTAAAAAAGAAGATCGCACAGCGGCTGATACGAAAGTCAGTCAAAGCGACATCTCCTTTAACTCGGATATTAGCAAAAACTAA
- a CDS encoding thioredoxin family protein, with translation MKIVVSLALFFASVSALARLSDGKVNLNIQKKILVASVAPGFHFNKEAPAHLTVMDKESAPLKKEEKEMSFDLNGIGGKTFSVSFYVCDDKKTVCEEHKYDHVLKNGKLVAAKTEAAATKASLTPSTQNKSVKEHLNAHGFIENDLAAALAKAKKENKLVFVDYGAPWCPACVRYETETFNTKTFKNAAKSLVKLALNADLAQNKDFGDKYKIKALPTILILNAQGEELYRMLDFKPADLLVKELKQALLQKTAMADLQKKAEQGDKSAISLLAEHASNSLQYEEAVKWYAKRGEASEEYANAEIMLWAQKFEEDPKNKEKYIATLQKWIAQYPNSYTAISARNDWAEIYKDEKSFPESVKNELAKNIQILSEVAVSNEKSVALFKDWGVSSYAPFEQVDLLSQWFSSAKYLKKDTEAKEIQGKLQALLKKHPFTVQRPGEIMTAAAYFRKAELTKEEGDWLLKLVEKYPDTYVYHARLASYYKRQKDYAKALPEAEKAVELGADLRFFYLKTLAEIQKELNQKEAARKSIEQALALPEAKNEKYKSVAQALEEMKKSL, from the coding sequence ATGAAAATCGTCGTCAGTTTGGCTCTTTTCTTTGCGTCGGTTTCGGCATTGGCTCGTCTTTCCGACGGGAAAGTCAACTTGAACATACAAAAGAAGATTCTTGTGGCTTCGGTCGCACCCGGTTTTCATTTTAATAAAGAGGCTCCCGCGCACCTCACAGTCATGGATAAAGAGTCCGCTCCTCTCAAAAAAGAAGAAAAGGAAATGTCTTTCGACCTTAACGGGATTGGGGGCAAAACCTTCTCGGTCAGCTTTTATGTTTGCGACGATAAAAAAACCGTCTGTGAAGAGCATAAATACGATCACGTTCTTAAAAACGGAAAATTAGTGGCGGCTAAAACCGAGGCCGCTGCGACGAAAGCTTCCTTAACACCATCAACACAGAATAAGTCGGTGAAAGAACATCTTAATGCACATGGCTTTATTGAAAATGACCTTGCCGCCGCATTGGCCAAGGCGAAAAAAGAAAACAAGCTGGTCTTCGTCGACTACGGGGCTCCATGGTGTCCTGCGTGTGTGCGCTATGAAACAGAAACGTTTAATACGAAGACTTTTAAAAATGCCGCAAAATCTTTGGTGAAGCTCGCTTTGAATGCCGATCTGGCGCAGAACAAAGACTTTGGCGACAAATACAAAATCAAAGCGCTCCCGACGATATTGATCCTCAATGCGCAAGGCGAAGAATTGTACCGCATGCTGGATTTCAAACCGGCGGATCTTTTGGTGAAAGAATTGAAACAAGCTTTGCTGCAAAAAACCGCGATGGCCGATCTTCAGAAAAAAGCGGAGCAAGGGGATAAAAGCGCAATCTCGTTATTGGCAGAGCACGCTTCAAATAGCCTTCAGTACGAAGAGGCCGTGAAGTGGTATGCGAAACGGGGCGAAGCAAGCGAAGAATACGCGAATGCTGAGATTATGTTGTGGGCGCAAAAGTTCGAGGAAGATCCAAAGAACAAAGAAAAATACATTGCGACTTTGCAGAAATGGATCGCGCAATATCCGAACTCTTATACGGCGATTTCTGCGCGCAACGACTGGGCGGAAATCTATAAGGACGAAAAATCCTTTCCTGAATCCGTGAAAAACGAACTTGCTAAAAATATTCAAATTCTGTCTGAGGTCGCTGTTTCGAATGAGAAATCAGTGGCTCTGTTTAAGGACTGGGGTGTTTCAAGCTATGCGCCTTTCGAACAAGTGGACTTGTTATCGCAATGGTTTTCTTCCGCGAAATATCTGAAGAAAGATACAGAAGCCAAGGAGATTCAGGGAAAATTGCAAGCTCTTCTGAAAAAACATCCGTTCACGGTGCAACGTCCCGGTGAGATCATGACAGCGGCGGCGTACTTTCGCAAAGCCGAGCTGACGAAAGAAGAAGGCGATTGGCTTTTGAAACTCGTCGAAAAATACCCGGATACTTACGTATATCATGCGCGACTGGCTTCCTATTACAAACGCCAAAAAGACTATGCGAAAGCTCTGCCAGAGGCGGAAAAAGCGGTCGAGCTCGGAGCGGATTTGCGTTTCTTTTATTTGAAGACTCTTGCTGAGATTCAAAAAGAATTAAATCAAAAAGAGGCTGCGAGAAAGTCTATTGAACAGGCTTTGGCTTTACCGGAAGCCAAGAACGAAAAATATAAATCGGTGGCGCAGGCACTTGAAGAAATGAAAAAGAGTTTGTAA
- a CDS encoding TonB-dependent receptor codes for MTKFFSTLILVSLFGLNSQAEDVSEVAAKMSELGPVKVIGSSEEELLQPNSAHFIDKAKLEQQQQSDVNRVLKQVPGVYVQEEDGFGLRPNIGLRGTHPHRSRKVVILEDGILIGPAPYSAPAAYYTPFMSKIESLEVFKGVASVPYGPNSIGGAINYITRSLPKENRAEVDLAGGTFNTQKYRANVGRVWEQGAILIEGTHLQTDGFKKLDNGANTGFNKNDFLLKGEQRLGGDRRHSIEWKIGYGTELSDETYLGLSEDDFYSSPYRRYAASENDLMDWQHEQYQLTYKTQVQENWGLWATAYHNKFHRDWSRFNNFRNTTIDVNSVLRNPSSGANQGYYNIITGAADSSSLGTNDGDIVITNNDRYFFSQGVQTGSFSVHTVDSWTHQVSLGLRLHQDQIRRNHSEDLFSMTSGSLVRTADPRKATNKTQDTSQVVTLTATDEMLWNAWKFNASGRFESVSYNSQNDLTNTETNGDENLFVPGAGALYQFNERWSALVGVNRGFTVVGPGQTQSEKPEESINYETGVRYSNADHEFFAEGIAFVADYQNIKGTCSFSSGCTGGNLDQEFDGGKALIRGLETRFAKGFMWKNIYIPVNFNMTVTKAEFAADSSSSNPEWGQGEIKSGDPLPYVPEAQYSLGIGTQYKKYSQEVIVSWTGKMYDQTVALNRQEIPAYGVVDWTMKYQYDKAGSVYARVDNIFDHDYLVSLRPFGARPGKARSLLVGLKHYF; via the coding sequence ATGACTAAGTTTTTCTCGACACTTATTTTAGTTTCACTCTTCGGCCTGAACTCTCAGGCCGAAGACGTTTCTGAGGTGGCAGCAAAAATGTCAGAACTCGGTCCCGTTAAGGTGATCGGCAGTTCTGAAGAAGAATTGTTGCAACCAAATTCCGCTCATTTCATCGACAAAGCCAAACTTGAACAGCAGCAACAAAGCGACGTGAACCGCGTCCTTAAACAGGTTCCCGGTGTTTACGTTCAAGAAGAAGATGGCTTTGGTTTAAGACCTAATATCGGATTGCGCGGCACTCATCCTCACCGCAGCCGTAAAGTCGTCATTCTGGAGGATGGAATTTTAATCGGTCCCGCTCCTTACTCGGCTCCTGCAGCCTACTACACTCCTTTTATGAGTAAGATTGAATCCCTTGAGGTGTTCAAAGGCGTGGCTTCTGTTCCTTACGGACCTAACTCTATCGGCGGAGCCATCAACTACATCACGCGCAGTCTTCCAAAAGAAAATCGTGCAGAAGTGGATCTTGCCGGCGGAACATTCAATACGCAAAAATATCGCGCCAATGTCGGCCGTGTGTGGGAACAAGGTGCTATCCTTATTGAAGGTACACATTTGCAAACAGACGGTTTTAAGAAGTTGGATAACGGTGCCAACACGGGCTTTAATAAAAACGATTTCCTTCTAAAGGGTGAACAGCGCTTAGGCGGTGATCGCCGTCATTCCATCGAATGGAAGATCGGCTACGGAACTGAGCTTTCTGACGAGACCTATCTTGGGTTGAGCGAAGATGATTTTTACAGTTCGCCGTACCGTCGTTACGCCGCTTCAGAGAACGATCTGATGGATTGGCAGCACGAGCAATATCAACTCACCTATAAAACTCAAGTACAAGAAAACTGGGGTTTATGGGCTACGGCTTATCACAATAAGTTTCATCGTGATTGGTCGCGCTTTAATAATTTTAGAAATACCACCATCGACGTGAATTCCGTTCTTAGAAATCCGTCGTCAGGTGCGAATCAAGGTTATTACAATATCATCACGGGGGCTGCGGATTCTTCAAGTCTGGGTACCAATGACGGTGATATCGTCATTACAAACAATGATCGTTACTTCTTCAGCCAAGGTGTGCAAACGGGTTCTTTCTCTGTGCACACAGTGGATTCTTGGACTCATCAAGTGAGTTTGGGACTTCGCCTGCATCAAGATCAGATTCGCCGTAATCATTCGGAAGATTTATTTTCGATGACTTCGGGTTCCCTTGTAAGAACAGCGGATCCTCGTAAAGCGACGAATAAAACACAGGACACTTCGCAAGTCGTTACTTTGACGGCGACGGATGAAATGTTGTGGAATGCTTGGAAATTTAATGCCTCCGGCCGTTTTGAGAGTGTGAGCTACAACTCCCAAAACGATCTTACGAACACGGAAACAAACGGAGATGAAAATCTTTTTGTTCCGGGCGCGGGAGCGCTTTACCAATTCAATGAGCGTTGGTCAGCTCTTGTGGGTGTTAATCGCGGCTTTACTGTTGTCGGTCCCGGCCAAACTCAAAGCGAAAAACCGGAAGAAAGCATCAACTACGAAACAGGTGTGCGTTACTCCAATGCCGATCACGAGTTCTTTGCCGAGGGTATCGCCTTTGTGGCGGACTATCAGAACATCAAAGGAACTTGTTCGTTCTCTTCCGGATGTACGGGCGGAAATCTCGATCAAGAGTTTGACGGCGGTAAAGCTTTGATTCGCGGTTTGGAAACAAGATTCGCGAAGGGTTTCATGTGGAAGAATATTTACATTCCAGTGAATTTCAATATGACTGTGACAAAGGCGGAATTCGCAGCCGACTCCAGCTCTTCCAACCCGGAATGGGGCCAAGGAGAGATTAAGTCTGGCGATCCTTTACCCTACGTTCCTGAAGCGCAATACAGCCTTGGGATCGGCACTCAGTACAAGAAATACAGCCAAGAAGTGATCGTTTCGTGGACTGGTAAAATGTACGACCAAACAGTGGCGCTAAATCGCCAGGAAATTCCTGCCTATGGCGTTGTCGATTGGACGATGAAATATCAGTACGACAAGGCGGGCTCCGTTTACGCTCGTGTTGATAATATCTTTGATCACGATTATCTCGTATCTTTGCGACCTTTCGGTGCTCGTCCGGGCAAAGCGCGCAGCTTGCTTGTCGGACTCAAACACTACTTCTAA
- a CDS encoding BLUF domain-containing protein translates to MAKTFHLVYMSHAAEDISYTDIRDILDISRKNNASEGVTGLLIFRESYFLQLLEGDERSVKKILGKIMMDDRNHTLKVLIETSSDKRLFSSWAMAFVDGDISSNSTQELVDLFNTCEKHDKNNIIPMLEKFRASAPDLK, encoded by the coding sequence ATGGCTAAAACCTTCCACCTTGTATATATGAGTCATGCGGCAGAGGATATCAGTTACACTGATATCCGCGATATTCTCGATATCTCCCGCAAGAACAATGCAAGTGAAGGCGTCACGGGACTTCTTATTTTCCGCGAAAGCTACTTCCTGCAACTTCTCGAAGGCGACGAGAGAAGCGTTAAAAAGATTCTTGGTAAAATTATGATGGACGATCGTAATCACACTTTGAAAGTGTTGATTGAAACCTCCAGCGACAAGCGTCTTTTTAGCAGTTGGGCGATGGCTTTCGTTGACGGTGATATCTCCAGCAATTCGACACAAGAGTTGGTGGATCTTTTCAATACCTGCGAAAAGCACGACAAAAACAACATCATTCCTATGCTGGAAAAGTTTCGCGCTTCCGCGCCCGATCTTAAATAA
- a CDS encoding MaoC family dehydratase: MVQEIDVGYTATITVQVTDKMVRQFAELSGDHNPIHLDDEYASKSRFKRRIAHGMIVGALISRALVDGIGRGGIYLGQSLKFVNPVFIDDTINITIKVTGIRKEKGIATVETNATKPNGDIVVKGEAVIMMMTV, translated from the coding sequence ATGGTTCAGGAAATTGATGTAGGATATACGGCAACAATCACTGTGCAAGTGACAGACAAAATGGTTCGTCAGTTTGCAGAGCTTTCTGGTGACCATAATCCTATTCATCTTGACGATGAGTACGCTTCCAAAAGTCGTTTCAAACGTCGTATCGCCCACGGCATGATCGTGGGAGCTCTGATTTCCAGAGCTCTTGTTGATGGTATCGGTCGTGGCGGTATTTACTTGGGCCAATCTCTTAAATTCGTAAATCCTGTGTTTATTGACGACACGATCAATATCACAATCAAAGTGACTGGCATTCGTAAGGAAAAAGGTATCGCAACTGTTGAAACCAACGCGACGAAACCGAACGGTGATATCGTTGTTAAAGGCGAAGCAGTTATCATGATGATGACTGTTTAA
- a CDS encoding imelysin family protein: MQSKSLVLKASLAVATCLLTASCADFFQSEKSSPSGPGTNGTQSGGGSLPPEFQKPNEGSFSEQKMLINIGTNVIARAVDNFNTQVPVLKNSLRQYCETLATGASARREETQAQLDWERVMLAFHEIEAAPFGPLMDNGRYLNDYMYSWPYLNTCDIDKKVFEHSQTPVTADRLLFNVRGLSALEYLLFEKSYKSTCNLRANPTMAEWNARSEQQKKLDRCQWAQELVKDVQAKAQDLQFAWAIESGNFTKTMIDGSRYSSMKESINALTDALAHIEKLKDTKLGKPTARHKDCTEDKCPKDVEHLYSGLSLASAEAQLKGFKAIFTGSYSNQPGFGLDDLLIQSGRADVSEKVIAALDQALRSLRAAQDNGTLKEQVEAMDSALCKATTMTDRKVEICAVHADVREVAFLLKTEVLAALALRAPPTHQGDND, translated from the coding sequence ATGCAGTCTAAATCCCTTGTTCTAAAGGCTTCTTTGGCGGTCGCAACCTGCCTTCTTACAGCCTCTTGCGCGGATTTCTTCCAAAGCGAAAAATCATCTCCGTCAGGCCCGGGAACTAACGGCACACAATCTGGCGGCGGTTCACTTCCTCCAGAATTCCAGAAACCCAACGAAGGCTCTTTTAGCGAGCAAAAGATGTTGATCAATATCGGAACGAATGTGATTGCTCGTGCTGTTGATAACTTCAATACGCAAGTTCCTGTTTTGAAAAATTCTTTGCGCCAGTATTGCGAGACTTTGGCAACAGGTGCTTCCGCTCGCCGTGAAGAGACGCAAGCCCAATTGGACTGGGAACGCGTGATGTTGGCTTTCCACGAGATCGAGGCCGCTCCATTCGGTCCGTTGATGGATAACGGCCGTTACTTGAACGACTACATGTATTCTTGGCCTTACCTCAATACTTGCGACATCGATAAAAAAGTTTTTGAACACTCGCAAACGCCTGTGACGGCCGACAGATTGCTTTTCAACGTTCGTGGTCTTTCCGCTCTTGAATATCTTTTGTTCGAGAAATCCTACAAGAGCACGTGCAACTTGCGCGCAAATCCCACGATGGCAGAGTGGAATGCCCGCAGCGAGCAACAAAAGAAACTGGATCGCTGTCAATGGGCTCAAGAACTTGTGAAAGACGTTCAGGCTAAGGCCCAAGACCTTCAATTCGCGTGGGCGATTGAATCCGGCAATTTCACAAAAACGATGATTGATGGTTCCCGCTACTCAAGCATGAAAGAATCCATCAATGCTTTGACGGACGCGTTGGCACATATCGAAAAATTGAAAGACACGAAACTAGGTAAACCGACAGCTCGTCACAAAGACTGCACGGAAGACAAATGCCCAAAAGATGTTGAGCATCTTTATTCTGGTTTGTCTTTGGCGTCCGCGGAAGCCCAGCTTAAAGGCTTTAAAGCGATCTTTACTGGAAGTTATTCCAACCAACCTGGCTTTGGCTTGGATGATTTGTTGATCCAATCAGGCCGCGCTGACGTGTCTGAAAAAGTAATCGCTGCTTTAGATCAAGCGTTGCGTTCTTTGCGAGCGGCACAAGACAACGGCACGTTGAAAGAGCAAGTGGAAGCTATGGATTCCGCTCTCTGCAAAGCGACGACAATGACGGATCGCAAAGTTGAGATTTGCGCTGTCCACGCGGATGTTCGCGAAGTCGCTTTCTTGCTGAAAACGGAAGTCCTTGCAGCCCTTGCGCTGCGAGCGCCACCGACTCACCAAGGTGATAACGACTAA
- the lipB gene encoding lipoyl(octanoyl) transferase LipB has translation MADLIFEDWGLIPYEEALAKQTTLVEKVQEENSPGYLIFCSHPPVVTTGRATKPGDIFAWQGPVLEVSRGGRATYHGPSQLIVYPILNLTHERKGRQSREIVGYLRAFEEAIVDVLKTYNVQAQGRSTHRNPQTDSEADETGVWVEDKKLASLGIAVRKWVTFHGAAINLKYDPEAFQGLHPCGFSTQTMVSLEQLLQADVNVLNFKDKLRSRLLDVL, from the coding sequence ATGGCGGATCTTATCTTTGAAGACTGGGGTTTGATTCCTTACGAAGAAGCCCTCGCAAAACAAACGACACTCGTTGAAAAAGTTCAGGAAGAGAACTCGCCTGGATACTTGATCTTTTGCTCCCATCCTCCCGTGGTTACGACAGGACGGGCCACTAAGCCTGGAGACATTTTTGCGTGGCAAGGCCCCGTTCTTGAGGTTTCTCGCGGAGGACGCGCCACTTATCATGGCCCGAGCCAGCTTATTGTTTATCCGATTTTAAATCTCACACATGAAAGAAAAGGACGGCAGTCGCGGGAAATCGTCGGTTATTTGAGAGCTTTTGAAGAAGCCATTGTCGACGTTCTTAAAACTTACAATGTCCAGGCGCAGGGCCGTTCGACTCACAGAAATCCGCAAACAGACAGCGAGGCAGACGAAACGGGAGTTTGGGTTGAAGATAAAAAACTCGCTTCGCTGGGAATCGCCGTACGCAAGTGGGTCACGTTTCATGGCGCCGCAATCAATCTGAAATACGACCCAGAGGCTTTTCAGGGACTTCATCCTTGCGGCTTTAGCACACAGACGATGGTGAGCTTGGAACAACTTCTTCAAGCTGATGTGAACGTTTTAAACTTTAAAGACAAGCTCCGCAGCCGATTGCTGGATGTTCTTTAA
- a CDS encoding sterol desaturase family protein — MFEKPENWTRLQKLLFQFDEPTSRLYHVNIISSLLLVFIVLWLVGRRQNLSFQTLLSRWVLRKKYWWNRSTKQDYLIYFLNALFKSFLFVPLFEGSFHISQAVIRFLVRFNGGDLLDIPVNNSLLLVFTLGVFVWDDFLRFFHHWLMHKIPFLWEFHKLHHSARVLTPVTLYRAHPVESILAILRNSLSLGVAIGIFIFVFGSSFSLWTLLGINGFGFIFNLVGANLRHSHIPLSFGPFERLLISPIQHQVHHSKNAVHYDKNFGVSLAVWDGLFGSLVFSKDVQKLKFGLNERFHTSLWEHYKAPFIAVFNKIFASK; from the coding sequence ATGTTTGAAAAGCCGGAAAACTGGACAAGACTGCAAAAACTGCTGTTCCAATTTGATGAACCCACGTCGCGGCTTTATCACGTCAATATCATTTCAAGTCTTCTCTTGGTTTTCATCGTTCTGTGGCTCGTTGGCCGACGTCAGAACTTGTCCTTTCAAACACTTCTCAGCCGTTGGGTTTTGCGCAAAAAATACTGGTGGAATCGCTCAACGAAACAGGATTACCTGATTTATTTCCTCAACGCCCTTTTTAAGAGCTTTTTGTTCGTCCCCTTATTCGAAGGCAGCTTTCATATTTCGCAAGCCGTGATTCGCTTTCTCGTGCGTTTTAACGGCGGAGACTTGCTTGATATTCCCGTTAATAACTCTCTTTTGCTGGTATTTACGTTGGGAGTTTTTGTGTGGGACGATTTCCTGCGTTTTTTCCACCACTGGTTGATGCATAAAATTCCTTTTCTCTGGGAATTCCATAAACTGCATCACAGTGCGCGAGTGTTAACACCTGTAACTCTTTATCGGGCGCATCCTGTGGAGTCGATTTTAGCAATCTTGCGTAACAGCCTGAGTTTAGGTGTGGCCATCGGCATTTTTATTTTCGTGTTTGGCTCAAGCTTTTCGTTGTGGACGCTGTTGGGGATTAACGGCTTCGGTTTTATTTTCAACTTGGTCGGAGCGAACCTTCGCCACAGCCACATTCCGCTCAGCTTTGGTCCTTTCGAGAGACTGTTGATCAGTCCCATTCAACATCAAGTGCACCATTCGAAAAATGCAGTTCACTATGACAAAAACTTTGGTGTGAGTTTGGCGGTCTGGGACGGACTTTTTGGTTCGTTGGTTTTTTCTAAAGACGTGCAAAAACTGAAATTCGGTTTGAACGAACGTTTTCATACCTCGCTTTGGGAGCACTACAAAGCGCCCTTCATCGCGGTCTTTAATAAGATATTTGCCTCAAAATGA